The following are from one region of the Poecilia reticulata strain Guanapo linkage group LG7, Guppy_female_1.0+MT, whole genome shotgun sequence genome:
- the prdm2a gene encoding PR domain zinc finger protein 2 translates to MEDSSHLYISERGDREDTQEQLDISWEHLYSHKLPIEDTDKKAFVCQHCNRCFTCKQGLERHMHVHHPCKSPEKISMNRQYEEDRIPDSQLHPTVKENAKLAQEEIPQALLSESFQQQTQAMKTISTAVLENNGEQAEQYMLDVSSNISENLSFYIDGKILSTSTINNCEMEIRSGSSTLVGMDTLILGPAQISQVLNTDAEAPGQQQSKRRTATPPLLPQIKTELQSEVVMSSSSSSLLSSLIENLFPQNTESEIVQEERTVFLSPKLKQLLEKQEGFKPTVALVTDGQKSSSPVSLTVLPSGTGKFRRRTGSPTGSSQQILAANEDTGEPDPLDFCDGSKRQIDAQRNSPVQQTGNENNDATQSVAVPEGIPVLSESWAPATGGNPCNQQPLDLSNTVKRNEDEASADAALDLSLQRKNPGESDPVFKGLNSNVAEKVLISSEEQIISHVNPETPVVTDLTLVTGSDVVNPLEHLAEGLVYGLTLPPNSLTRSPASLTPLALEPPPQCAIAFASPVTHTVLPAAPSLITVLAPPPSLSNPSNQPIQLLAPNISPEPLVICTENPLNSSQCDLTTAFASANSANIVTLSQPLDPTLNLPSHVFLTDQIALNPPMVESAPVSEVSFPPTVTLNDSLLKLASNTVLIECTIALEAPGSIVPAAVTLQENTAEPLAPTQMVINQLEQQQITSLPDPQPVDTPAIPESVALTSNTPVTSDSPPVADSKPGLGLVSAELPTKKVEVSNGSVSMCETAPKTPPAPPPDKTEEEPSTETAVDAEEQTFTKNFICNVCERLFHSMKELGHHVADHADEWPYKCEFCVLLFGKPSALLDHRSSLHGVGKTYVCSACTKEFVYLCNLKQHQNELHPGQQCSYTEEEKGKLRPQNYNNTSKINTDPSVTKSPEESKKSVKREECDVDTTADELFTTIKIMTSDGGKIKGPDVRLGINQHYPSFKPPPFPYHNRSPAGSLASATNFTTHNIPQTFSTAIRCTKCGKSFDNMPELHKHILACANASDKKRYTPRKNPVPLRHFAKTQNGVLSTTNSANGLNTSVRVSQGNRSKPNQEPPVKIKILNKRKKKFVQRIMPHRNKSISSANKLSPAQVEIFVCPHCNREFTMRRSRTKHMAVCPKKPKEMKKRKEGGISLTKENNEHSHRGVSHLKEKLQPPPRHNTRLQTSGSTKRPAILPVQTVFSSKRSKIIIKESIQPKQEAPTLAEVPIRTFNPSLRQYSRVQHTIKGIPIKITIVKPPQSVPLTDESAAAQTEEVASGAIKGCPEQKTSA, encoded by the coding sequence ATGGAAGACTCTTCCCATTTGTACATCTCTGAACGTGGAGACAGGGAGGATACACAAGAACAACTAGATATCAGCTGGGAGCACTTATACTCTCACAAGCTCCCCATCGAAGATACAGATAAAAAAGCTTTTGTGTGCCAGCACTGTAACAGATGTTTTACCTGCAAACAAGGCTTGGAACGACACATGCACGTTCATCATCCTTGCAAATCTCCAGAGAAGATAAGTATGAACAGACAGTATGAGGAGGACAGGATCCCTGACAGCCAACTGCATCCTACAGTGAAAGAAAATGCCAAGCTGGCACAAGAGGAAATACCTCAAGCTCTACTAAGTGAATCttttcaacaacaaacacaGGCCATGAAAACAATTTCCACTGctgttttggaaaataatgGAGAACAAGCAGAGCAATATATGCTAGATGTGTCAAGTAATATTTCAGAGAATCTTAGCTTTTACATTGATGGAAAGATACTATCAACAAGTACAATAAATAACTGTGAAATGGAAATCCGCTCTGGGTCCTCAACTTTAGTTGGAATGGACACCCTAATTTTGGGCCCTGCGCAGATTAGCCAAGTTTTAAACACAGATGCAGAAGCACCTGGTCAACAACAGTCCAAAAGAAGAACCGCCACACCACCTCTCCTACCAcagattaaaactgaactgCAGTCTGAGGTGGTCATgtcttcatcctcatcatcactTTTGTCATCATTGATTGAGAATCTGTTCCCTCAGAATACAGAATCAGAGATTGTTCAGGAAGAACGCACTGTGTTCCTGTCTCCAAAACTTAAGCAGCTTCTTGAGAAACAGGAGGGATTTAAACCTACAGTTGCCCTCGTCACTGATGGACAGAAGTCTTCATCACCTGTTTCACTCACTGTCCTACCTTCTGGGACTGGAAAGTTTAGGAGAAGAACTGGCTCTCCCACTGGGTCCTCACAGCAAATTCTTGCAGCAAATGAAGACACAGGAGAGCCCGATCCGTTAGATTTTTGTGACGGAAGTAAAAGACAGATTGATGCTCAGCGTAACTCGCCTGTccaacaaacaggaaatgagaaTAATGATGCAACTCAGTCTGTAGCTGTGCCTGAAGGGATTCCCGTTTTGTCAGAGAGTTGGGCCCCAGCGACTGGTGGTAATCCGTGTAACCAGCAACCCCTGGATCTTTCTAATACAGTCAAAAGAAATGAAGATGAAGCATCAGCTGATGCTGCGCTAGATTTGAGTTTACAAAGAAAGAACCCTGGTGAATCTGACCCTGTGTTTAAGGGTTTAAATTCAAATGTGGCAGAAAAGGTCTTAATAAGTAGTGAGGAGCAAATAATAAGCCACGTGAATCCAGAAACACCTGTAGTTACAGACTTGACTCTTGTAACGGGCTCGGATGTTGTGAACCCACTGGAGCATCTTGCTGAGGGACTTGTTTATGGACTGACCTTACCCCCAAATTCTTTGACTCGATCACCTGCGTCGCTTACTCCTCTTGCCTTGGAACCACCTCCACAGTGCGCCATAGCATTTGCTTCTCCAGTCACTCACACTGTACTCCCTGCTGCTCCCTCGTTGATCACAGTTTTGGCTCCACCTCCGTCTCTTTCCAACCCCTCAAACCAACCAATCCAGTTACTTGCACCAAACATATCTCCAGAACCCTTGGTGATTTGCACAGAAAATCCTTTAAATTCGTCACAGTGTGATTTAACTACTGCATTTGCCTCCGCCAACTCTGCAAACATTGTCACTCTCTCCCAGCCACTTGACCCAACCCTGAATCTACCTAGCCACGTCTTTCTCACTGATCAGATTGCACTCAACCCACCGATGGTTGAATCTGCTCCTGTGTCAGAAGTGTCGTTCCCACCCACTGTAACCTTAAATGATTCCCTACTCAAATTAGCCAGCAACACTGTCTTAATAGAGTGCACCATAGCTCTCGAAGCTCCAGGAAGTATTGTGCCAGCTGCAGTAACTTTACAAGAGAATACAGCTGAGCCTCTAGCACCCACTCAGATGGTCATCAATCAATTAGAACAACAACAGATCACATCTTTACCTGACCCTCAACCTGTGGACACTCCTGCCATCCCAGAATCTGTAGCCCTGACGTCTAACACCCCAGTGACGTCTGATTCTCCTCCTGTGGCAGACTCAAAACCTGGTCTAGGACTTGTTAGTGCGGAGCTTCCTACAAAAAAAGTCGAAGTATCTAATGGGTCTGTTTCTATGTGTGAAACTGCACCTAAAACACCTCCTGCCCCTCCTCCTGACAAAACTGAAGAAGAACCCTCAACTGAGACAGCAGTTGATGCAGAGGAGCAGACTTTCACCAAGAATTTCATCTGCAACGTGTGTGAAAGACTCTTCCATTCAATGAAAGAACTTGGTCATCATGTGGCTGACCATGCAGATGAATGGCCCTACAAATGTGAGTTCTGCGTGCTGCTGTTTGGCAAGCCATCCGCGCTTCTTGACCATCGATCGAGTCTTCACGGCGTCGGAAAGACCTACGTTTGTAGTGCATGTACAAAAGAATTTGTCTACCTTTGCAATCTGAAGCAGCATCAAAATGAACTGCATCCTGGCCAGCAGTGCTCATACACGGAAGAGGAAAAGGGTAAACTGAGACCTCAGAACTACAACAACACAAGTAAAATCAATACAGATCCTTCAGTCACAAAGTCGCCAGAGGAatcaaaaaaatctgtcaaaaggGAAGAATGCGACGTTGACACGACTGCTGATGAGCTCTTTACAACAATTAAGATCATGACTTCAGATGGAGGTAAGATCAAAGGGCCTGATGTTCGTCTTGGCATAAACCAGCATTATCCCAGCTTTAAGCCGCCTCCCTTTCCTTACCACAACAGATCCCCTGCAGGGTCACTTGCTTCAGCTACTAACTTCACCACCCACAACATCCCACAAACCTTTAGTACAGCTATTCGGTGCACCAAGTGTGGGAAAAGCTTTGACAACATGCCAGAGCTGCACAAGCACATCTTGGCATGTGCAAATGCAAGCGATAAGAAGCGATACACGCCTAGAAAAAATCCTGTCCCCTTACGCCACTTTGCAAAAACCCAGAATGGAGTTTTGTCTACGACAAACTCTGCTAATGGACTAAATACTTCAGTCAGAGTCAGTCAGGGAAACCGGTCCAAACCAAATCAAGAGCCACCAGTCAAGATCAAAATACTCaataaaaggaagaagaagTTTGTCCAGAGGATTATGCCACATAGAAACAAGTCAATTTCTTCAGCAAACAAACTGTCACCTGCACAGGTAGAAATCTTTGTCTGCCCTCACTGCAACAGAGAGTTCACAATGCGCCgcagcagaaccaaacacaTGGCCGTCTGCCCCAAAAAGCCCAAGGagatgaaaaaaaggaaagagggaGGAATCTCTCTCACGAAAGAGAACAACGAACACTCGCATCGAGGAGTTTCCcatttaaaagagaaactgCAACCCCCGCCTCGGCATAACACAAGACTCCAGACATCTGGCTCTACAAAGAGACCTGCCATTCTCCCAGTGCAAACCGTCTTCTCAAGCAAACGAAGTAAAATCATCATTAAGGAGAGCATACAGCCCAAACAAGAGGCGCCCACGCTGGCAGAAGTTCCCATTCGCACTTTCAACCCGTCTCTGCGGCAGTACAGCAGAGTGCAGCACACCATCAAAGGAATTCCCATTAAAATCACTATTGTGAAGCCTCCGCAGAGTGTCCCACTGACAGATgaatctgctgctgctcagacTGAAGAAGTTGCATCTGGAGCCATTAAAGGCTGCCCTGAGCAGAAAACCTCAGCTTGA